In the genome of Segatella copri, one region contains:
- a CDS encoding DEAD/DEAH box helicase, translated as MNFSELYNNNRTAVERALVAMWCGESNNDSQRSYIKQMKTLIGNLFAPENAVPVVQCMNSYIPVAPEKTEEAKALVGKLWNFKYSPYEHQYKCWDVLLRQRTADDKPKSIVVTTGTGSGKTECFMMPLIHDLSQNALPNEIQALFLYPLNALMEDQKERLEELLTVAESSTGTCLTYTVYNGDLPEMEPKNTDKSDDAEKMRRRIEHVTGGKYEWVKEDPDGQGHYELKNSKYPHMVYTRKDVRNNPPHIVLTNPTMLEYILLRGADAKLIVAGKHSLRWVAIDETHSYTGAGAAELAMLLRRVLLAFKVDAKNVRFATSSATFGNGEDKEKDERELKEFIAGITGVRADQVEAIGGKRIGETEIPKGEDEERWRKIFKADYISLDELYPEKASISQKLQWLDEMCQREEDRCKEEGLKMPVCKLKVHYFYRVPNNGLFVRLNEFADGSFKIYTENAIGKKIGEDSLSLTPIEEAPLLELSRCKHCGEYVALASVNTEDWTYETIATDDSDMFDLDMAESNDNSTKKYAIFGLSNEKNMKGDGNVKFRLVPGGKLQPLTPADEKETGSWHVVGNIQGCCPYCNAKQTKNHNTDQDVEGDANGNMEDNRLQKFRLSADFISRMMAPSILDQLDKGDSKTGGIVLHDGQQYISFVDSRQAAAKATLKQNLEQERMWFNSTIYHELCRRKANGLTKEAAMAQILAAVQADPMSMMKYTPMMANLQSPDPKVVQKQLDEMSCKYMTWSEIAELLKKDPYCPVFASVFVKRSGDSDEVEDGLPSDEIIDKYIQSIMVMYLAHRPASAASPETLGLFETCYPQLDKIKLPKAVEDFNDLLDNPANQITEEDWRNLMQVYLDYTVRSNQSFYLRIPGNDKIDIFSTVRFATEKPRRRPFNKPKLEEGKVSTARIVRYLCALIARDDNTLTMNDAQRQYFHEISAVIDSLWETLTGDEYKILQVGQRLDESGHFVNEKDNAPRFNLNDLCFKLYDDVYLCDTKADGNRHVVCLRPIGNNFKRFSPYLEGTTPVELREDLHEHWEAFPYYKGSAKEGDKKTIESWAKTHRALLWNHNIWGTDGVFSDRLEDIHVFPNLFVQQEHTAQVDKSVARGLQSKFKDHTINILACSTTMEMGVDLGNLEVVLLSSVPPLPANYKQRAGRSGRNNKVRSACITLCGSDVIGLRTLSNPIDKIISRPVRVPSVDLKSPQVIQRHVNSFLVRAFGVFTEGANGGRLTQKVADYYTPFEVKVINGKIEFVKDNSSNADPNDLLGDPKGTMYEKFNILCSKQLEPEVREDLMKLLSGTVYDDQINQVVKNAQEINERCYSELRNKLIDYKTAFSGGGPITDKFRIKLKMQYIEVLYKRLLNFWATSRFTPNANMPVNVLTLDLNSNGKKDFFTPMTSSNPSYSLRDAIAQYAPGNSVAVDGVVYIVRGIEITNMYDDNHKTYKTIYRNSDKTVINDSTLSNQIKWTVNDNYGLELIQPVGFMPDMNEDKTRIMDSNVYTRVSAQLIDADDWANNVTEPHLFSVRPNSDSGNAKILYYNEGKGYGYCFCPKCGRTVLEEDVADKDEPLKFPYEFNNIKPEKKEGKPEKPKFHFAITGKEMRKACGCSHDTTKVKRNVIIGDTIQTDYSEIRIRHKGKNKWMSNRDEEENLLFTLGIAFTQTLVDILGKERGAVDFAIMPNGHLCIFDCNPGGAGYANQMANIQVMKDVIKATKKLLMEAREKKSKDMLLDKFTLRYAKFVDVDAALAWIEEEEEVGDTVPQNIKDAFPGASPSQTTLYDLEKAFAASHQELVLFADNEYAEWDYEDRENGWQPQFMNRFVIKSQTTTFCLMESEQTAIVEPVVAMCREIKAWAKGSDVKKMKNPWASKGLYPIAYIDGSLYFMSSKEHAQLNAQWGNDTMFFVRTDNPIASAKSMDLSYKPSAMLLKLAGDEFKEIHTYQLGEILQTKSNGLIDEFISYAKQNGGDLKISYQDEHLKSIMGMMITIQTIWHIVKQIGSNFDIEFKVEVYRDDKGNANKICTNMPSSEVRDKWLTNFTNAWIDDLKYDQNIEGHLLPVVSVPKRTLTHWRVLSITCGNKKLSIYPDGGFINEWNIARQPNGERFEVETITYDTKIYLYRNKDIKFDIAIENC; from the coding sequence ATGAACTTCTCTGAACTATATAACAACAATAGAACAGCGGTGGAAAGAGCCCTCGTTGCGATGTGGTGCGGTGAGTCGAACAACGACAGTCAGCGCTCATACATCAAGCAGATGAAGACTCTTATCGGCAATCTATTTGCGCCTGAAAATGCCGTGCCTGTAGTTCAATGCATGAACTCATATATCCCAGTTGCCCCTGAGAAAACTGAGGAAGCCAAGGCTTTGGTGGGTAAACTGTGGAACTTTAAATATTCTCCATACGAGCACCAGTATAAATGCTGGGATGTATTGCTCAGACAAAGAACGGCAGACGATAAGCCAAAATCGATTGTCGTGACTACGGGTACAGGATCTGGTAAGACGGAGTGCTTTATGATGCCATTGATTCATGACCTCTCACAAAACGCACTGCCAAATGAGATACAGGCTCTCTTTCTCTATCCTCTCAACGCCTTGATGGAAGATCAGAAGGAACGTCTGGAAGAACTTCTGACGGTTGCCGAATCTTCTACCGGCACTTGCCTGACCTACACTGTATATAATGGTGATCTGCCAGAAATGGAACCAAAGAATACAGACAAGTCGGATGATGCAGAGAAAATGCGCCGTCGCATAGAGCATGTGACTGGAGGCAAATATGAATGGGTAAAGGAAGATCCTGACGGGCAAGGACATTACGAGCTGAAGAACTCGAAATATCCTCACATGGTCTATACCCGTAAGGATGTTCGCAACAACCCTCCTCATATTGTATTGACCAACCCTACTATGCTGGAATACATCTTGCTGAGAGGAGCCGATGCAAAGTTGATTGTTGCAGGAAAGCATAGTCTTCGCTGGGTTGCTATCGACGAGACTCACTCTTATACTGGAGCAGGCGCAGCAGAACTTGCCATGCTTCTTCGCCGAGTGCTTCTCGCCTTCAAGGTGGATGCAAAGAATGTGCGTTTTGCAACATCATCTGCTACCTTCGGAAATGGTGAGGACAAAGAGAAGGATGAAAGAGAACTGAAGGAGTTTATTGCCGGTATCACTGGCGTAAGAGCTGACCAGGTGGAAGCTATTGGAGGTAAGCGTATCGGAGAAACTGAAATTCCAAAGGGTGAAGACGAAGAGCGTTGGAGAAAGATATTCAAGGCTGACTATATCTCTCTGGATGAACTATATCCAGAGAAAGCATCTATCAGCCAGAAACTGCAATGGCTCGACGAGATGTGTCAGCGTGAAGAAGACCGCTGCAAGGAAGAAGGACTGAAGATGCCTGTATGTAAATTGAAGGTACACTACTTCTATCGTGTCCCTAACAACGGTCTCTTTGTCCGCTTGAATGAGTTTGCAGATGGGTCTTTCAAGATATATACAGAAAACGCAATCGGAAAGAAGATTGGTGAAGATTCTCTGTCATTGACTCCTATCGAGGAAGCTCCGTTGCTGGAACTCAGCCGATGCAAGCATTGCGGCGAGTATGTAGCACTGGCTTCTGTCAATACCGAGGATTGGACTTACGAGACAATCGCAACTGATGATAGTGATATGTTCGACCTCGATATGGCAGAAAGCAATGACAACTCAACGAAGAAGTATGCCATCTTCGGACTCTCTAATGAAAAGAACATGAAGGGAGACGGCAACGTGAAATTCCGTTTGGTTCCTGGAGGCAAACTTCAACCATTAACACCTGCCGATGAAAAAGAAACAGGAAGTTGGCATGTTGTTGGAAACATTCAGGGATGCTGTCCATACTGCAATGCCAAACAGACCAAGAACCACAATACAGACCAGGATGTAGAAGGTGATGCAAATGGCAATATGGAAGACAACCGTCTGCAGAAGTTCCGTCTCTCTGCCGACTTCATCTCACGCATGATGGCTCCAAGCATCCTTGACCAGTTGGATAAAGGCGATTCAAAGACAGGCGGCATCGTGCTTCATGATGGTCAGCAATATATCAGTTTTGTGGATAGCCGTCAGGCTGCAGCAAAAGCAACCTTGAAACAGAATCTGGAACAGGAACGCATGTGGTTCAACAGTACCATATACCATGAACTGTGTCGCAGGAAGGCAAATGGACTGACAAAGGAGGCTGCTATGGCACAAATCTTAGCAGCTGTTCAAGCAGATCCTATGTCTATGATGAAATATACACCAATGATGGCTAATCTCCAGTCGCCTGACCCTAAGGTGGTTCAGAAGCAGCTGGACGAGATGTCGTGCAAGTATATGACCTGGTCAGAGATAGCAGAACTTCTGAAAAAAGATCCATACTGTCCGGTGTTTGCATCCGTATTCGTGAAGCGTTCGGGTGATAGCGATGAGGTGGAAGACGGACTTCCATCTGATGAAATCATTGACAAGTATATCCAGAGTATCATGGTGATGTATTTGGCACATCGTCCTGCATCGGCAGCATCTCCGGAAACATTGGGTCTGTTTGAAACATGCTATCCTCAACTGGATAAAATCAAGTTGCCAAAGGCTGTAGAAGACTTCAATGATTTGCTGGACAACCCAGCTAACCAGATTACAGAAGAGGACTGGAGAAACCTGATGCAGGTTTATCTCGACTATACGGTACGAAGCAACCAGTCTTTCTATCTTCGCATTCCAGGAAATGACAAGATAGACATCTTCTCAACGGTACGTTTTGCTACAGAGAAGCCTCGCCGTCGTCCATTTAACAAACCTAAACTGGAAGAAGGCAAGGTATCAACTGCCCGTATTGTGCGTTATCTCTGTGCGCTGATTGCCCGTGATGACAACACATTGACCATGAATGATGCCCAGCGACAGTATTTCCATGAGATTTCTGCTGTGATAGATTCTCTTTGGGAAACTCTGACTGGCGATGAATATAAGATATTGCAGGTGGGTCAGCGTCTGGATGAGTCGGGACACTTTGTCAATGAAAAAGACAATGCGCCTCGTTTCAATCTCAATGACCTGTGCTTCAAGCTCTATGATGACGTTTATCTCTGCGATACAAAAGCAGACGGTAATCGTCATGTGGTCTGCCTGCGCCCTATCGGAAACAATTTCAAGCGTTTCTCTCCATATCTGGAGGGTACTACTCCAGTGGAATTACGTGAGGATTTGCATGAACATTGGGAGGCATTCCCATACTATAAGGGTTCAGCAAAGGAAGGAGACAAGAAGACTATAGAATCCTGGGCTAAGACGCATAGAGCCTTACTTTGGAACCATAACATTTGGGGAACAGATGGTGTATTCTCAGACCGTCTGGAGGATATTCATGTATTCCCAAATCTCTTTGTACAGCAGGAGCATACTGCTCAGGTAGATAAAAGTGTGGCTCGTGGATTGCAGTCAAAGTTCAAGGATCATACCATCAATATCCTTGCCTGCTCTACAACTATGGAGATGGGTGTGGACTTGGGTAACCTGGAGGTAGTATTGCTATCGAGTGTTCCTCCTCTGCCAGCGAACTATAAGCAGCGTGCTGGTCGAAGCGGACGTAACAACAAGGTTCGTAGTGCCTGTATAACCCTTTGTGGTTCAGACGTGATAGGTCTTAGAACATTGAGTAATCCTATAGATAAGATTATCAGCCGACCAGTAAGAGTGCCATCGGTAGATTTGAAGAGTCCTCAGGTGATTCAGCGTCATGTTAACTCATTCCTTGTTCGTGCCTTTGGCGTGTTTACCGAAGGTGCCAATGGTGGTCGTCTGACACAAAAGGTAGCAGACTATTATACCCCATTTGAAGTCAAGGTAATCAACGGCAAGATTGAGTTTGTGAAGGATAATTCAAGTAATGCCGACCCTAACGACCTGCTTGGCGATCCAAAGGGAACAATGTATGAGAAATTCAACATTCTATGTTCCAAGCAACTTGAACCAGAGGTACGTGAGGACTTGATGAAACTTTTGAGTGGTACGGTCTATGATGATCAAATCAATCAGGTGGTCAAGAATGCTCAGGAAATCAACGAGCGTTGCTATTCTGAACTGCGCAACAAACTGATAGACTACAAGACTGCATTTTCGGGAGGTGGTCCTATCACGGACAAATTCCGCATCAAGCTGAAAATGCAGTATATAGAGGTGTTGTATAAGCGATTGTTGAACTTCTGGGCAACCAGTCGTTTCACTCCGAATGCCAATATGCCGGTCAACGTGCTCACGCTCGATTTGAACAGCAATGGCAAGAAAGACTTCTTTACTCCTATGACATCATCCAATCCATCCTACTCATTGCGTGATGCCATCGCCCAGTATGCGCCAGGCAACAGCGTGGCAGTTGATGGTGTGGTATATATCGTTCGTGGTATAGAAATCACCAACATGTATGATGACAACCACAAAACATACAAGACCATCTATCGAAACAGTGACAAGACGGTAATCAATGATTCTACGCTCAGTAATCAGATTAAATGGACTGTGAATGATAACTATGGGCTGGAACTGATTCAGCCAGTTGGTTTCATGCCTGATATGAATGAGGACAAGACCCGAATCATGGACAGTAATGTCTATACACGAGTTAGTGCTCAGCTGATTGATGCTGACGACTGGGCAAACAATGTGACGGAACCACATCTTTTCTCTGTTCGCCCTAATAGTGATTCAGGCAATGCCAAGATACTCTATTACAATGAAGGAAAGGGATATGGATATTGCTTCTGTCCTAAGTGTGGACGTACCGTATTGGAAGAAGATGTTGCGGACAAGGATGAGCCATTGAAGTTCCCTTATGAGTTTAACAATATAAAGCCCGAAAAGAAGGAAGGAAAGCCAGAGAAGCCAAAATTCCATTTCGCCATCACCGGTAAGGAAATGCGCAAGGCTTGTGGTTGCTCACATGACACAACAAAGGTGAAGCGCAATGTGATTATTGGCGACACAATACAGACCGACTATAGCGAGATTCGTATTCGCCATAAGGGAAAGAACAAATGGATGTCTAACCGTGATGAGGAGGAGAACCTGCTCTTTACATTGGGTATAGCCTTCACTCAGACCTTGGTGGACATTCTGGGCAAAGAACGTGGAGCCGTTGACTTCGCCATCATGCCAAATGGTCATCTCTGTATCTTCGACTGTAATCCAGGAGGAGCTGGCTATGCTAACCAAATGGCTAACATTCAGGTAATGAAGGATGTCATCAAGGCTACGAAGAAACTCCTGATGGAAGCTCGTGAGAAGAAATCAAAGGATATGCTCCTCGACAAGTTTACACTCAGATATGCCAAGTTCGTAGATGTAGATGCTGCTTTGGCTTGGATAGAAGAAGAGGAAGAAGTGGGTGATACCGTTCCTCAAAACATCAAGGATGCATTCCCTGGTGCTTCGCCATCACAGACCACATTATACGATTTGGAGAAGGCATTTGCTGCATCCCATCAAGAACTGGTTCTGTTTGCCGACAATGAATATGCCGAATGGGATTATGAGGATAGAGAAAACGGATGGCAACCTCAGTTCATGAATCGTTTTGTGATAAAGAGCCAGACTACGACTTTCTGCCTGATGGAATCGGAACAGACAGCAATAGTGGAACCTGTTGTGGCAATGTGCCGTGAGATAAAAGCATGGGCTAAAGGCAGCGATGTCAAGAAGATGAAGAATCCTTGGGCAAGCAAAGGCCTCTACCCTATTGCTTACATTGACGGCAGCCTTTACTTCATGAGCAGCAAGGAACATGCACAACTGAATGCTCAATGGGGCAACGACACCATGTTCTTTGTTCGCACGGATAATCCTATTGCTTCTGCGAAGTCTATGGACTTGTCTTATAAACCATCTGCCATGCTGTTGAAACTGGCAGGTGATGAATTCAAGGAGATTCATACATATCAGTTAGGTGAAATTCTCCAAACGAAGTCAAATGGTCTCATTGATGAGTTCATTTCCTATGCTAAGCAGAATGGTGGCGATTTGAAGATTAGCTATCAGGACGAACATCTGAAGAGTATCATGGGTATGATGATTACCATACAGACCATCTGGCATATAGTGAAACAGATTGGTTCTAACTTCGACATCGAGTTCAAGGTTGAAGTCTACAGAGACGACAAGGGTAATGCCAACAAGATATGCACCAACATGCCATCTTCTGAAGTGCGTGACAAATGGTTGACGAACTTCACAAATGCATGGATAGATGACCTCAAATATGATCAGAACATAGAAGGTCATTTACTCCCTGTCGTTTCCGTTCCTAAGCGTACCCTCACCCATTGGCGAGTATTGTCAATAACTTGTGGTAACAAGAAGCTCTCAATCTATCCAGATGGAGGTTTCATTAACGAGTGGAACATTGCCCGTCAGCCAAATGGCGAACGATTTGAAGTAGAAACAATAACCTACGATACTAAGATTTATCTCTATCGTAATAAGGATATTAAATTTGATATAGCAATAGAAAACTGTTAA
- a CDS encoding HNH endonuclease produces the protein MKQVIPTPASIRKAYVEEYLKRRPDAEEFARFTESELADFIRKHESPNFESIYTQLDHNYYDRVRHDMAIDGQMRTEDNAADNRYSLHLKTWSGFLESKAFRNLFKTKIAIENLSSDAEPSAPSTPSFREETEGERKHILKEMDVIRRNPQLRQMCLDKYGYQCQCCGMDFEETYGRELGANFMEVHHLRMISTYETDGVPKDFLENLVPLCSNCHSMIHHIKDSEQPLRDLREAYRGIKKEIKIWKQD, from the coding sequence ATGAAACAAGTGATACCTACACCAGCATCCATCCGCAAGGCTTACGTGGAAGAATATCTGAAACGCAGGCCCGATGCAGAGGAGTTCGCCCGATTCACCGAATCGGAACTGGCTGACTTCATACGAAAGCATGAGTCACCAAACTTTGAAAGCATCTATACACAGCTCGACCATAACTACTATGATCGAGTACGCCATGACATGGCAATAGACGGACAGATGAGAACAGAAGACAATGCTGCTGACAACAGGTATTCCTTACATCTGAAAACATGGTCAGGGTTTCTGGAATCAAAAGCATTCCGCAATCTATTCAAAACAAAGATTGCCATAGAGAATTTGTCATCTGATGCGGAACCATCAGCACCTTCTACTCCATCATTCCGGGAAGAAACCGAAGGCGAACGGAAACATATTCTGAAAGAGATGGATGTGATAAGGCGCAATCCTCAGCTCCGCCAGATGTGCCTTGACAAGTATGGCTACCAATGCCAATGCTGTGGAATGGATTTTGAGGAAACATACGGCAGAGAACTGGGTGCCAACTTCATGGAAGTGCATCATCTAAGGATGATTTCCACATACGAGACCGATGGCGTACCCAAGGACTTTCTGGAGAATCTGGTACCGCTATGCAGCAACTGCCACAGTATGATTCATCATATCAAGGATTCGGAACAACCGTTAAGGGATTTGCGTGAAGCATACCGAGGCATCAAGAAAGAAATTAAAATATGGAAACAAGACTAA
- a CDS encoding ATP-binding protein gives MEDNVECIDYNGKNIIAIHVPMANYTMRPIYINKNLIGGSYKRNFEGDYHCTDEEVKSMLRDANENGNDGTLVENYDLNDIDMPTLHAYRNRFEVRNVDHAFNQLDDKEFLRNMGGYVFDRNTHREGLTVAGLMMFGKGLPVRDRFDNIRMDYIDKTNLETDSRWSDRLTYDGTWENNLFNFFMRVIAKLTQDLKRPFKLEGMERIDDTPIHKAVREALTNMIIHADLLITGVLKIEKYEKEFLFSNPGSLKLPMEDIMHGGNSKARNPRIQNMLRMIGYGENIGSGYPTILKTWKEQNWRKPILIDRTELRQVDLTLPMVSLLPASTLAEMKAYYGEETYNSFTANEQQVMAYVWNGDSVSNMELQQMLGMNSLEIGKLLHNMVDKNLLNQESKNRWTTYTINKEITPENGCEVKSEVKSEVKSEVKSEVKNQTETLTNSEKEVLSLIKQNTQITYEQIGKSLSLGVTTIYKIVKCLKKKELIHRVGSSAHGYWVVNNSEISEK, from the coding sequence ATGGAGGACAATGTGGAATGTATTGACTATAATGGCAAAAACATTATAGCCATACACGTACCAATGGCAAACTATACCATGCGTCCTATCTACATCAATAAGAACCTGATAGGAGGTTCGTATAAGCGCAACTTTGAAGGAGACTATCATTGCACAGATGAAGAAGTTAAATCAATGTTGCGTGATGCCAATGAAAATGGCAACGATGGTACATTGGTAGAAAATTATGACTTAAATGACATAGACATGCCTACCCTACATGCCTATCGTAACCGCTTTGAAGTGAGAAATGTGGATCATGCTTTCAACCAACTTGACGACAAAGAGTTTCTGAGAAATATGGGAGGATATGTTTTTGATAGAAACACGCATCGCGAGGGATTAACCGTTGCCGGACTCATGATGTTCGGCAAAGGACTTCCTGTGCGTGACCGCTTCGACAACATACGTATGGATTATATAGACAAGACCAACTTAGAAACAGATAGCCGTTGGAGCGACCGATTGACATATGATGGTACATGGGAAAACAACCTTTTCAACTTCTTTATGCGAGTTATTGCCAAGCTCACACAAGATTTGAAACGTCCATTCAAACTCGAAGGTATGGAGCGTATCGATGACACGCCTATACATAAAGCTGTACGTGAAGCTCTGACCAACATGATTATCCACGCTGATCTACTCATCACTGGAGTACTGAAAATAGAGAAGTACGAGAAAGAATTTCTCTTCTCTAATCCAGGCTCGCTAAAACTGCCAATGGAGGACATCATGCATGGTGGTAATTCTAAAGCAAGAAATCCACGAATACAAAATATGCTACGTATGATTGGCTATGGCGAAAACATCGGTAGTGGCTATCCAACTATATTAAAGACATGGAAGGAACAAAACTGGCGCAAACCGATCTTGATAGATCGAACAGAATTGCGTCAGGTAGATCTCACATTGCCTATGGTAAGTCTTCTTCCTGCATCAACTTTAGCAGAAATGAAAGCTTATTATGGCGAAGAAACATACAATAGCTTTACTGCCAATGAGCAACAAGTAATGGCATACGTTTGGAATGGTGATAGTGTAAGCAATATGGAGCTGCAGCAAATGCTTGGAATGAACTCTCTGGAAATAGGCAAGTTATTACATAATATGGTTGATAAAAACCTGCTTAACCAAGAAAGCAAAAACCGCTGGACCACATATACTATAAACAAAGAAATCACTCCTGAAAACGGATGTGAGGTAAAGAGTGAGGTAAAGAGTGAGGTAAAGAGTGAGGTAAAGAGTGAGGTAAAGAATCAAACTGAAACTCTTACAAATTCTGAAAAAGAAGTATTATCCCTCATTAAACAAAACACCCAAATTACATATGAGCAAATTGGAAAAAGCTTATCATTAGGTGTAACTACTATCTACAAAATAGTAAAATGTTTAAAGAAAAAGGAACTAATCCATCGTGTAGGAAGTAGCGCACATGGTTATTGGGTAGTAAATAATAGTGAGATTTCCGAAAAATAG
- a CDS encoding transposase, giving the protein MNTGLDQYMDIFKDAVEDSAAKLTKSFEKILIEVIILFMVIPRKINFTQMGRYGSHVEQTYRNAFGLKKSKSIDWLKLNVSLAKRFFGKQGRWAIAIDPSYISKAGKKTPHIGRFWSGCAQSVKHGLEIMGIGLIDIDAKDCMMLKAHQSLSNKELSLRNKTMVDFYISVIKRYRKELLKLSTLIVADAYFSTSTFVNGIKKEGFSLISRFRDNACLFYVYAGPRTGKRGRPKTKDGKIDMKNLDLTRMEKMEMKDIEGTAYTLIAYSKALRCKVRLVIWQMPNGKKKLFFSTDTSLSGEEVLLYYRTRFQIEFCFRDAKGYTGLMDCQARDKWKLDFAFNASFTSLNVAKVTMKEMGMEYSMSSFKSLMTNIYLVKRIFKASGYTPNRTLISKIFKDLSCLQRIAA; this is encoded by the coding sequence ATGAATACAGGACTTGACCAATATATGGATATCTTTAAAGATGCAGTTGAAGATTCGGCTGCAAAGTTAACAAAAAGTTTCGAGAAAATACTCATCGAGGTGATAATTTTGTTCATGGTAATACCAAGAAAGATAAATTTCACCCAAATGGGGAGGTATGGCTCGCATGTTGAGCAAACCTATCGCAACGCATTCGGCTTAAAAAAGTCGAAAAGCATTGACTGGCTCAAACTTAATGTCTCACTTGCCAAGCGCTTCTTTGGTAAACAGGGAAGATGGGCTATTGCCATTGATCCCAGCTACATCAGCAAAGCTGGCAAGAAGACTCCACATATCGGTCGTTTTTGGTCGGGATGTGCACAGTCTGTTAAACATGGTCTCGAAATCATGGGTATTGGCCTCATTGATATTGATGCCAAAGACTGCATGATGTTAAAAGCACACCAGTCGCTAAGTAATAAAGAACTGAGTCTTAGAAACAAGACTATGGTAGATTTCTATATCAGCGTCATTAAGCGTTACCGCAAGGAACTTCTTAAACTCTCAACCCTCATAGTTGCAGATGCTTACTTCTCTACAAGTACATTTGTTAATGGGATAAAGAAAGAAGGGTTCTCTTTGATAAGCCGCTTTCGTGACAATGCTTGTCTCTTTTATGTCTATGCTGGTCCACGTACTGGAAAACGTGGTCGCCCCAAGACCAAGGATGGCAAGATTGATATGAAGAATCTTGACCTCACTCGAATGGAGAAGATGGAGATGAAAGATATAGAAGGAACAGCTTATACTTTGATAGCCTATTCCAAGGCACTCAGGTGTAAAGTTAGACTTGTCATCTGGCAGATGCCGAATGGCAAGAAGAAACTATTCTTCTCTACAGACACCTCACTTTCGGGTGAAGAAGTACTTCTTTATTATAGAACCAGGTTCCAGATCGAATTTTGCTTTCGTGACGCCAAAGGCTATACTGGTCTTATGGACTGCCAGGCTCGCGATAAGTGGAAACTCGATTTTGCTTTCAATGCTTCGTTCACATCACTAAATGTTGCCAAGGTAACTATGAAGGAGATGGGAATGGAATATTCTATGTCTTCATTCAAGTCACTGATGACCAATATTTATCTGGTGAAACGAATTTTTAAAGCAAGCGGGTACACCCCGAACCGAACTTTAATTAGCAAGATTTTCAAAGATCTCTCGTGCTTACAGCGTATAGCTGCTTAG
- a CDS encoding helix-turn-helix domain-containing protein — protein sequence MTSNDINDMMLYGERINIEYKEATNELPKSVWETYSSFANTIGGTIILGIKERRNHTIEQGRFEVTGVNDTDKILKSFWDTINSAILR from the coding sequence ATGACATCAAACGATATAAACGATATGATGCTCTATGGTGAGCGCATAAACATAGAATATAAGGAAGCTACAAACGAGCTTCCAAAGTCGGTATGGGAAACCTATTCTTCCTTTGCCAACACTATTGGCGGAACTATTATACTTGGTATCAAGGAACGCCGAAACCATACAATTGAGCAAGGACGTTTTGAAGTGACAGGAGTTAACGATACCGACAAAATCCTAAAATCATTTTGGGACACTATTAATAGTGCAATACTGCGTTAA